The proteins below come from a single Sorghum bicolor cultivar BTx623 chromosome 4, Sorghum_bicolor_NCBIv3, whole genome shotgun sequence genomic window:
- the LOC110434587 gene encoding trihydrophobin-like produces MGVGEEFESVTSAVANRTDPISLLELQAQLVSHEQRREIRDGGSHSSVNSAEKGGRRGGRPSYSCGGRGGGGRGGFGRGRNSGRNGGRGGGHNNNNNFTNNTFLEGVICQICGREGHGADRCYKYVGYPPKKSASAATTSYGVDTNWYMDTGATDHITSELDQLTIRDRYNGNDHVHTASGSGNEENPTPRQM; encoded by the exons ATGGGTGTTGGAGAGGAGTTCGAGTCGGTTACATCTGCGGTTGCAAACCGTACCGACCCGATTTCTCTCCTAGAGCTCCAGGCTCAGCTCGTGAGCCATGAACAACGCCGTGAGATCCGCGATGGCGGCTCCCACTCCTCCGTCAACTCTGCAGAAAAGGGCGGCCGTCGTGGTGGTCGTCCTTCCTATTCCTGTGGCggccgtggtggtggtggtcgcgGCGGCTTCGGGCGTGGCCGCAACAGCGGTCGGAATGGTGGTCGTGGTGGTGgccacaacaacaacaacaacttcaCCAACAACACCTTTCTCGAAGGTGTGATCTGCCAGATTTGTGGCAGGGAAGGCCATGGTGCGGATCGCTGCTACAAGTATGTCGGCTACCCACCAAAGAAGAGTGCATCCGCAGCAACAACCTCCTACGGCGTGGACACCAACTGGTACATGGACACTGGTGCCACGGACCACATCACTAGCGAGCTAGATCAACTTACAATCCGCGATCGCTACAACGGCAACGACCATGTACACACCGCTAGCGGATCAG GGAACGAAGAAAACCCTACTCCAAGGCAGATGTGA